A genome region from Sander vitreus isolate 19-12246 chromosome 21, sanVit1, whole genome shotgun sequence includes the following:
- the tbc1d24 gene encoding TBC1 domain family member 24 produces MAEEDYGSFVDWNQMGDLAKSNGPTKVDCKDLKEFKQMARQGYWAKNHKLRAQVYQQLIKNIPCRTVTPDAEVYRDIMGNAASKKPSSHIPLPEFVDGSPLPQYCLKAEAVASAHQIINCVAGQFPDISHCPSLPAITSLLLHFSIDEAQCFEHVSRILACNEPGKRLLDQTFLAHESSCMTFGDLANKYCEAAHKLIVATAQDVLEVYSDWQRWVLGDLPFSHMVRVLDVYLVEGYKVLFRVAIALLKFYRKHKAGAQGGQGNQQQDSGKVRADIQAFITGIASTVTPDKLLEKAFSIRMFSRKEITLLQLTNEKSLQQKGITVKQKRRNVQLALNPDTFSSEIVSTKEMRDIWSWIPERFALCQPQLLFTTSTHGCSLNRFYSHCEGYEPTLLLIRTTDGDVCGAFLSTDWEERKRGGNKLSFFGTGECFVFRLKPEMERYEWVVIRHPELASSIKTEGQEDTASSEGQNSDDSGLQQPERPAGDLSPFLSARHFNLNSKNTSMFMAGNFDSIIVGGGDGNALYIDSELNHGRAGSCATFDNPPLCAESFQVSLLEVWGFQDAMAS; encoded by the exons ATGGCTGAAGAAGACTATGGCAGCTTTGTGGACTGGAACCAGATGGGGGATCTGGCCAAGAGCAATGGGCCCACCAAGGTAGACTGTAAAGACCTGAAAGAGTTCAAACAGATGGCTCGGCAGGGTTACTGGGCCAAAAACCACAAACTACGGGCCCAAGTCTACCAGCAGCTCATCAAAAACATTCCCTGTCGTACAGTGACCCCAGATGCAGAAGTATATCGCGACATTATGGGAAATGCAGCCTCTAAGAAGCCCTCTTCCCACATTCCACTTCCAGAGTTTGTGGATGGAAGTCCTCTGCCACAGTACTGCCTGAAGGCAGAAGCAGTAGCCTCAGCCCATCAGATTATCAACTGCGTAGCTGGACAGTTTCCAGATATATCCCACTGCCCGTCACTACCAGCTATTACTTCATTGCTCCTGCACTTCAGCATAGACGAGGCTCAGTGTTTTGAGCATGTCAGCCGCATACTGGCCTGCAACGAGCCAGGCAAACGACTGCTGGACCAGACTTTCCTGGCCCATGAGTCTAGCTGCATGACCTTTGGTGACCTGGCCAACAAGTACTGCGAAGCCGCCCACAAACTGATCGTGGCCACAGCCCAAGATGTGCTTGAAGTCTACTCAGACTGGCAGCGCTGGGTGTTGGGTGACCTGCCTTTCAGCCACATGGTTAGGGTCCTAGACGTCTACCTAGTGGAGGGCTACAAGGTTCTCTTCCGTGTGGCTATAGCCTTGCTCAAGTTCTATCGCAAGCATAAAGCAGGGGCCCAGGGAGGCCAGGGCAACCAGCAGCAGGATTCAGGCAAAGTTAGGGCGGACATTCAAGCTTTCATCACGGGCATTGCCTCCACTGTCACACCCGACAAGTTACTAGAGAAGGCCTTCTCCATCCGTATGTTTAGCCGTAAGGAGATCACCCTGCTGCAGCTCACAAATGAAAAGTCCCTGCAGCAGAAAGGAATCACTGTCAAACAGAAGCG GCGGAACGTGCAGCTGGCACTAAACCCGGACACCTTCTCCTCAGAGATTGTCAGTACCAAGGAGATGCGGGACATCTGGTCTTGGATCCCTGAGCGCTTTGCCCTGTGCCAACCACAACTCCTCTTCACAACCTCCACCCATGGTTGCAGCCTGAACAG ATTCTACTCGCATTGTGAAGGCTACGAACCCACTCTGCTCCTCATTCGGACCACAGATGGAGAT GTATGTGGAGCCTTCCTGTCCACAGATTGGGAGGAGCGGAAGAGAGGAGGCAACAAATTGAGCTTCTTTGGCACAGGGGAGTGTTTTGTCTTCAGG CTGAAGCCAGAGATGGAGCGCTATGAGTGGGTGGTGATCCGCCACCCTGAGTTAGCCTCCTCCATCAAGACTGAGGGCCAGGAAGACACAGCCTCCTCTGAGGGGCAAAACTCAGACGACAGTGGTTTACAGCAGCCAGAGAGACCTGCTGGAGACCTGTCGCCCTTTCTCTCTGCACGCCACTTCAACCTTAACTCCAAGAATACTTCCATGTTCATGGCTGGCAACTTTGACTCCATCATAGTGG GGGGAGGTGACGGCAACGCTCTCTACATCGACTCTGAGCTCAACCATGGGCGCGCTGGCAGCTGCGCCACCTTTGACAACCCGCCCCTGTGTGCTGAGAGCTTCCAGGTCTCACTGCTAGAAGTGTGGGGCTTCCAGGATGCCATGGCCTCATAA